A segment of the Xenorhabdus bovienii SS-2004 genome:
GCACGGCGTTTCCGGTCCGGCTGCATGTGCAAAGCAAACAGGGGCAGACCCTGCTCGACAAAACCCTGACCGTGACCGGTGAACGGGAATTTATTCGTGATGCTGGCGGTCAGTGGCAACTGACCGACCCGAAACCGTTTTCAACACTGCCGCTGGATTATCGCTACGCCTTTGGGGGCGAATGCAAAATTCAGGCGGATGATAAAGCAGTTGCACAGCTTAAGGAAAGCGATCGGCTGACATCGGCACAGCGCCAGCAACACCCTGACGGAGAAAAAGCGCCGGTTGCTCACGCCGCCTGTGAAACCAATCCGCTGGGAATGGGATTTATCACGCCGTGGTATGCCAACGCCAAACCACTTACCCGTTGCCCAGCCCCCCGCATTAGCGCGCCGGAGGTACCGTTCACGGCACCGCATTTTGCGAAACAGCTGGCGGGAACATTATCTGCCGATACACCCGCCTGCCAGCCGCAGGGGCTGGGCTTTCTCGGCCGGCCGTGGCTGCCCCGCCGCCAGCTTGCCGGCACTTACGATGCCGACTGGCGGGCACCTGCATGTCACCCTGCCGGGGCATCGTCCGTTTATTTTGCTGCGGCTGCACGACGGGAGGATGTTGCCCGTGCCGATGCGCCTCGATACGTTAATGCTCGACAGCGAGGCGCTGACGCTGCATCTGACCTGTCGGCTGAATGTGAAAACCGCGCTGCCCATTCGGGTGGCGGAAGCGCGATTTGAAATCAACCCGGATGCGCCGTTGCTCAAAATGGCCCCACCAGAAGAGGAGAAAAAGGATGGCTGATAACTACATCGTCCGGACGGCCGGTGAATGGCTGATCGTCGGCCTGTTGCCGGATGTGTGTAAAACTCCGATGGGCGCATCAACCCCGCCGATCCCCTATCCGGTGGTCGCCAAACTGGCCGACAGTTCCGCACCGGAAATGTTGTGGAAAGCCTTTGTTATACAGGGCTTGAAGCTGATATCTTTGCTCGGGAGTCAACTGTCGGTACTGTCTGGTTTGTTTATGCATATCAGGCTACTATGCGGCAGGAAAATGAGGGTAACAACGGGTGTAAAATGTCCACGTCACGTCAGTTAGCATGTATTTTGAACGTTTGGTATTGGGTTGTGTGCAAAGAGCTTGCCATCTTCTCCAAACAAGTTCATAATGGCGCCCATCTTGGTACGTAAATATATAAAACTCCTTTAAATCAAATGGTTGTAGGATGTTCGTATCTAGAAATTAAGGCTGACAGTAGTCATCAGCAATGCGGGAATAGCTCAGTTGGTAGAGCACAACCTTGCCAAGGTTGGGGTCGCGAGTTCGAGTCTCGTTTCCCGCTCCAAATTCAGGATTGTAGATTTTTATGAAAGTCTGCAAGCCACAGAAAAAAGGACCGAAAGGTCCTTTTTACGTTCCAGTGATAATGACCAAAATCCATTCTCATCCAGCGCTTTTTAGTCGGTCGTTAATAACCCCCGGCCTGCGTTTACCCGAACCTTTCGGTTATCTAGGGTAAAGTCACTAGATATCCGGCTGATTGTTTGCTGGAAAGTTGAGACCATTCTCGATAATGAGAAATACTTCATCAAGAACATCTGAGTAACGCATAGAAGAGTGTTTTTTCCGCTTCCAAACGTCATATGTAGCCCAATGCGCATAATCTAAAACGCCGGCTAAGATGCCTGGTCTAATATCTATTTTAGGGTCGGTTCCCATACGTTGAGCGATTAATGAAATGATAGGGGGTTTCCGATCCTCTCCGCGCTGAAGATTTTTTGCCCGAACTAAAGGATGGTTCCTTATCAAGTCTTGAAGGGTCATGAAACAGTTTGTATTAAAGCCATAAGAACCTCCTTCACATTTTCTCATAATTTCGACAGCGGTATGCCGTAATGCTGATAACGCGGGTTCATGAGGTGGACGGCGGATGAGCGCGGCAATAAAGTCTTTGTGTTCTGCCTCTTGGTAGTCAAGGACAACATCTTCCTTTGAGGAAAAATATCGAAAAAAAGTGCGGGTAGAAACGTCAACTTTTTCAGTGATATCTTCTACTCGAGTTTCATCAAATCCCTTAATAGCAAAAAGTTCGTAAGATGTCTTAATTAGGGCATCCCTCAGCATAAG
Coding sequences within it:
- a CDS encoding PAAR-like domain-containing protein, whose translation is MADNYIVRTAGEWLIVGLLPDVCKTPMGASTPPIPYPVVAKLADSSAPEMLWKAFVIQGLKLISLLGSQLSVLSGLFMHIRLLCGRKMRVTTGVKCPRHVS
- a CDS encoding DUF2169 family type VI secretion system accessory protein — protein: MEFRNLTPFAVMNYSMLDVADTEHRVMVMKIGYQLLPDRRGHCLAELLPAPPLCLQDEYRGQMNASQVLQESDLAPFKPRCDVIVNGTAYAPDNRPCTAFPVRLHVQSKQGQTLLDKTLTVTGEREFIRDAGGQWQLTDPKPFSTLPLDYRYAFGGECKIQADDKAVAQLKESDRLTSAQRQQHPDGEKAPVAHAACETNPLGMGFITPWYANAKPLTRCPAPRISAPEVPFTAPHFAKQLAGTLSADTPACQPQGLGFLGRPWLPRRQLAGTYDADWRAPACHPAGASSVYFAAAARREDVARADAPRYVNARQRGADAASDLSAECENRAAHSGGGSAI
- a CDS encoding TetR family transcriptional regulator, whose product is MTDREKVGRRERKKLMLRDALIKTSYELFAIKGFDETRVEDITEKVDVSTRTFFRYFSSKEDVVLDYQEAEHKDFIAALIRRPPHEPALSALRHTAVEIMRKCEGGSYGFNTNCFMTLQDLIRNHPLVRAKNLQRGEDRKPPIISLIAQRMGTDPKIDIRPGILAGVLDYAHWATYDVWKRKKHSSMRYSDVLDEVFLIIENGLNFPANNQPDI